Within Populus trichocarpa isolate Nisqually-1 chromosome 6, P.trichocarpa_v4.1, whole genome shotgun sequence, the genomic segment TCCAACTTGATCGTACAGGTTTTTGGTGATCCAGGTGAGGAGTACCATATCAGGGGTTCTTATTCTCAGAGATGCTGTACAATTTTTAACACTTCCTCGGAGAATTCATCAAAAGATCCGGTGGCTGTGATCAAAAGAAAAGTGGACCCCTCAACTCATGTGATGCTTGGAAAGGATGTCTTTTGGCTTTGTGTAAGGCCAGGGTTTGATGGTGCTTTTGCAATGGGATTGGTTCTGGTTCTTGATCAAATGTACGGTGATAATGCTGATGGTGATGTGCAGGACGCAGACCCTACTTCCAAGGATTTTTCCTTTTAACCCTTTTATTTAAGGTTTCCTTATAGATAAAACTAAATTACTGACTCGTGATTTTTGCCATACTGCgagttaaattttttgttgaatataaaaaaatatttagatattattatcatttttttctttctaatgagaaaaattgaaattatataagGATTGACTTGATATGACTTAGTTAAATTTAAGGGTTCAAAAACAACGGGAGCAacttctaaaaatataaaatgactcaatttgttttttaaaataatatttttttttaatattaagataacaacatacTATATTGACTTAgatcaacctgagttaacatgTCATATCTACAATATAGGTTATGAaactatgataattttatagaaagtaaatcaaaataaattatgaagcattATTcccaattaaaataatattgaaggataaaagtgaaaaaaaaatcaattaaaaaaaaacataaaaacaaactagGTTTACCTGTCAAACCCGCGATACGGGTCATAtgaccaagataacctcattgaaagtaaatcaataaaattacaaagtctaatttctaatcaacccaatgttgaaggataagatttaaaataatataaaaaataatataaaaaatgactcgagtcaATCCGCCAAATCCATAACCCGAgttataagaccgagataaccttacagaaaaaaataataaaaaaatgacctgaTTTAATCCGGCTTAACCTGTAAAATTCGTAATTctagtcatgagattgagataaccttatagagagtaaatcaaaactaattataaagctcaatttccaATTGACCTTATCGGATCAAATgttgaacaataaaattttaaa encodes:
- the LOC7474685 gene encoding protein LURP-one-related 12, translating into MMVDEKFCFKEATNLTVHKTSVFFPGDGFIVYDPNREIIFRFDSYGPDSEPKDELVLMDAGGKGLLTLRRKKPSLHQRWEGFLGEREEDHQEPVFSVCRSSIIGRSNLIVQVFGDPGEEYHIRGSYSQRCCTIFNTSSENSSKDPVAVIKRKVDPSTHVMLGKDVFWLCVRPGFDGAFAMGLVLVLDQMYGDNADGDVQDADPTSKDFSF